The region CAGTGAGGGGACCTGCTCGGCATGGCATCAATACGCCAGAAGGCAGCACGAGCTATGTCGACACTGAACCTGGGCCATGGAAGTGGTGGTCGCCTGAGTGCCCAACTGATCCGGCGATTCATGGATCAATTTGACGAACGTGCAGAGTATAAGTCACTGGAAGACTGTGCATTTATAAGTCCATCCACAGCGGTGACCATCGACGGCTTTACCATCTCACCCCGTTTTTTCCCGGGAGGCGACCTGGGGAAGCTCGCCATCTGCGGCGGCACCAACGATCTGGCCGTTCGAGGCTCTCGTCCCCGATTCGTGGCACTGAGCATCGTCGCCGAGGAAGGATTGGAGGAGGAGGAACTCCTCCATCATGGCCGAAGCGCGGCCCAAGTTTGCCGGGAACTGGACGTCAAGCTCGTCGCAGGGGACACAAAGATCGTTCCCCGTGGGGCAGTTGACGGACTCTTTCTCACCGTGGCCTCTCTGGGTGAACCAGTCGGGGCTCCTCTCGGAATGGACAGAATCCGCCCGGGCGACCTTATCGCCGTTACAACAGCCGTCGGTCGTCATGGGGCGACCATCGGAGCTCTTCGATTCGGCCTGAACGTTCCGGGCCTGAGCAGCGATTGCGCCCCTCTGTGGCCTCAAATCAGGCATCTGGCAACCATGACAGGTGTTCGAGCCATGAGGGACTGCACCAGAGGAGGTCTGGGAACTGCCCTGTGCGAGTGGGCCGAGGGAACCGGTTTGGGCATCGAAATCGACGAATCAGCCATCCCCATAGACTATGAGGTCCTCTCGGTGTGCGACGTTCTGGGGTTCGACCCCCTCCATCTGGCCTGCGAAGGCTGCGCGGTGGTAGCCTTTCAGAGGAGTGCCGAAGAACAGGTCCTCTCAGCTTTGACGAACCATCCTCATGGAGGCAGTAGCACCGTCATTGGCACCGTCACAGAGGAGCACCCAACCATGGTCGGTCTCCGAACTACCGTCGGCGGTCTTAGGGTAGTGGACATGCCCGTGGGAGAGATTCTGCCTCGAATTTGCTGAGAAACAGGAGGAGCCGTCCCAGTTGGGACGGCTCCTCCTGTCGTTATGCTGTATGCTGTCTGCCGTTATGCTCTCGACCCGTAGACCCTTCAACGCCTCAGGAAAACAAGCGGCAGGGCGAGGAACAGAACGGCCGGGGCAAATCCTGCGGAACAACCGCCACCACCACCGCCAGCTGCAGGAGCAGGGCTCGGGCCAGTACCTTTATACTCGTAGGCTCCAAGGTCAGG is a window of Dethiosulfovibrio peptidovorans DNA encoding:
- the hypE gene encoding hydrogenase expression/formation protein HypE, with translation MSTLNLGHGSGGRLSAQLIRRFMDQFDERAEYKSLEDCAFISPSTAVTIDGFTISPRFFPGGDLGKLAICGGTNDLAVRGSRPRFVALSIVAEEGLEEEELLHHGRSAAQVCRELDVKLVAGDTKIVPRGAVDGLFLTVASLGEPVGAPLGMDRIRPGDLIAVTTAVGRHGATIGALRFGLNVPGLSSDCAPLWPQIRHLATMTGVRAMRDCTRGGLGTALCEWAEGTGLGIEIDESAIPIDYEVLSVCDVLGFDPLHLACEGCAVVAFQRSAEEQVLSALTNHPHGGSSTVIGTVTEEHPTMVGLRTTVGGLRVVDMPVGEILPRIC